A region from the Solibacillus sp. FSL H8-0523 genome encodes:
- a CDS encoding ABC transporter permease: MNNMHSVWAKRFTHYIGEVMKYMRFIFTGHIAIVLVFIVGAGGYQYSEWLKVVELDFPAEWLIAIIVGIVVAFSRPVTLLREPDQVYLLPLESQMMGYFKKAMNWTFWSQVLVPVVLIIVAIPLLKAVTDLSAFSIWVTVLFVAILKWLNVQAEFYYRFANRGHAVLFDRLVRAVISILAIQMSLASGFMGAGFLVILAFYIFTLVKKVANNPVPYEHFIKLEQNRMMGFYRFANYFTDVPHLKGSVKRRAWLDAVYKSIAFKKGNTQSYLVYRTFIRTDDHFYLWVRLTAIAAVIAAFINIPFVTWIVVAAMAFATTLQLKYTLMHAGDFRMDMLYPVPRDTRKQAVAKLLRQLSVVQAVIVMLCALMQPQFYLIPVVMIVVSEITLRMSK, from the coding sequence ATGAACAACATGCATAGTGTTTGGGCGAAGCGCTTCACGCACTATATCGGCGAAGTGATGAAATACATGCGCTTCATTTTTACAGGCCATATCGCCATTGTGCTTGTGTTTATTGTTGGTGCGGGAGGCTATCAATATAGTGAATGGTTAAAAGTTGTCGAGCTGGATTTCCCTGCCGAGTGGCTCATTGCGATTATTGTTGGAATCGTTGTGGCGTTTAGCCGACCGGTGACGCTTCTACGCGAGCCGGACCAAGTGTATTTACTGCCACTTGAAAGCCAAATGATGGGCTACTTCAAAAAGGCGATGAATTGGACATTTTGGTCGCAAGTACTGGTCCCTGTTGTACTGATAATTGTGGCGATTCCATTATTAAAAGCGGTGACGGATTTATCTGCTTTTTCAATTTGGGTTACAGTATTATTTGTGGCGATTTTAAAATGGCTTAATGTACAAGCAGAGTTTTACTATCGGTTTGCGAATCGTGGACATGCGGTGCTGTTCGATCGTTTAGTACGTGCGGTTATTTCAATTTTAGCTATTCAAATGTCATTAGCATCGGGCTTTATGGGGGCAGGATTTTTAGTAATCCTTGCGTTTTATATTTTTACACTAGTGAAGAAAGTCGCAAATAACCCTGTACCGTATGAGCATTTTATTAAATTAGAGCAAAATCGAATGATGGGCTTTTATCGTTTTGCCAATTACTTCACCGATGTACCGCATTTAAAAGGTTCAGTGAAGCGTCGTGCATGGTTAGATGCCGTTTACAAATCGATTGCCTTTAAAAAGGGCAATACACAGAGTTATTTAGTTTATCGTACGTTTATTCGTACCGATGATCACTTTTATTTATGGGTGCGCTTAACGGCGATTGCTGCTGTCATAGCGGCGTTCATCAATATTCCGTTTGTCACGTGGATTGTGGTAGCTGCAATGGCTTTTGCGACTACACTACAATTAAAATATACGCTGATGCATGCAGGGGATTTCCGTATGGATATGCTGTATCCTGTGCCGCGTGATACGAGAAAACAAGCGGTTGCGAAATTGTTGCGCCAATTGAGTGTTGTACAAGCAGTGATTGTGATGCTGTGTGCGCTAATGCAGCCGCAATTTTATCTTATTCCGGTTGTGATGATTGTCGTGAGTGAAATTACACTACGCATGTCTAAATAA
- a CDS encoding chromate transporter has translation MAKQLHIFIAFFRSGILGFGGGPTTIPLVHKEVVKTYAWMTDEEFSDVISIGNTLPGPIATKMAGYIGYRVGGWLGLVTALIATVLPTVLLLILLLGSLKQFSDSKFVSGMTNGVIPIVAVMMGVLTYDFLKKSKASLGFKIAALIFSVSFIGIILLNIHPGIIIFILLILAFALPIKGGKTS, from the coding sequence TTGGCTAAACAATTACATATCTTTATCGCCTTTTTTCGTTCAGGTATTTTAGGCTTTGGCGGTGGGCCGACGACGATTCCACTCGTTCATAAAGAGGTCGTGAAAACATACGCTTGGATGACAGACGAGGAATTTTCCGATGTCATTTCTATCGGCAATACGTTACCGGGTCCAATCGCGACAAAAATGGCTGGTTATATCGGCTACCGTGTTGGTGGTTGGCTCGGTTTAGTAACGGCCTTAATTGCAACCGTGTTACCAACCGTACTGCTATTAATTTTATTACTCGGCTCATTGAAGCAATTTAGCGATTCGAAGTTTGTAAGTGGGATGACGAACGGGGTCATTCCGATTGTAGCCGTGATGATGGGTGTATTAACGTATGATTTTTTAAAAAAATCCAAGGCTTCACTTGGCTTTAAAATTGCCGCGCTTATTTTTAGCGTCAGCTTTATTGGGATCATCCTTTTAAACATTCATCCCGGCATTATCATTTTCATTTTATTAATTTTAGCGTTTGCACTCCCTATTAAAGGAGGCAAAACGTCATGA
- a CDS encoding HTH-type transcriptional regulator Hpr has protein sequence MALTEDLYSQREAMLFSQRVAQLSKALWKAIEKDWQTWIKPFDLNINEHHILWISYHLKGASISDVAKFGVMHVSTAFNFSKKLEERGLLTFSKRDEDKRNTYVELTPAGSELILRMYDHYHDTEHTILQGALPLKELYGRFPEFLDVMAVIRNIYGDDFIEIFERSFFNFKETIDESGKKIGSTVESTL, from the coding sequence ATTGCTTTGACAGAAGATTTATACTCGCAAAGAGAGGCTATGCTATTTAGCCAAAGAGTCGCACAATTATCAAAAGCTCTTTGGAAAGCTATCGAAAAAGATTGGCAAACTTGGATCAAGCCTTTCGATCTAAACATTAACGAGCACCACATTTTATGGATTTCGTACCACCTAAAAGGCGCCTCAATTTCGGATGTAGCTAAATTCGGCGTCATGCATGTATCTACTGCCTTTAACTTCTCAAAAAAGTTAGAAGAGCGTGGATTACTCACTTTCTCAAAACGTGATGAAGATAAACGTAATACATATGTTGAGTTAACACCAGCAGGTTCGGAGTTAATCTTACGTATGTATGACCATTACCACGACACAGAACATACGATTTTACAAGGCGCGTTACCGCTAAAAGAATTATATGGTCGCTTCCCAGAATTTTTAGATGTAATGGCTGTGATCCGTAACATTTATGGCGATGATTTTATCGAAATCTTTGAGCGCTCATTCTTTAATTTCAAAGAAACAATTGATGAATCCGGCAAAAAAATCGGGTCTACTGTAGAATCAACTTTATAA
- the hemE gene encoding uroporphyrinogen decarboxylase produces MTNFNDTLLRAARGEQVEHTPVWFMRQAGRSQPEYREIKAKYSLEEITMQPELCAYVTRLPVDQYNVDAAILYKDIVTPLPGIGVDVKIKAGVGPVISNPIRSAADVDKLGEFNAKEHTPFVLETIKMLTEEQLNVPLIGFGGAPFTLASYMIEGGPSRNYAKTKSFMVSQPQAWFKLMDKLADMIIADITAQVEAGAKAIQIFDSWVGALNVEDYRIFIKPVMTRIFGELRALNVPLIQFGVGASHLVKEWHDLPIDVVGLDWRLPIREAEARGVTKAVQGNLDPTLLLADWNIIEARAKDIVDQGLAHNGGHIFNLGHGVFPEVDPAVLKRLTTFVHDYSREQIAKR; encoded by the coding sequence ATGACGAATTTTAACGATACATTATTACGCGCAGCTCGCGGGGAACAAGTAGAGCATACGCCGGTTTGGTTTATGCGCCAAGCAGGTCGTTCACAGCCAGAATACCGTGAAATTAAAGCAAAATATTCATTAGAAGAAATTACAATGCAGCCGGAATTATGTGCGTACGTAACGCGTTTACCGGTTGACCAATATAACGTAGATGCAGCGATTCTTTACAAAGATATCGTAACGCCATTACCAGGCATCGGTGTCGATGTAAAAATTAAAGCAGGTGTAGGCCCAGTTATTTCAAACCCAATTCGCTCAGCAGCGGATGTTGACAAGCTAGGTGAATTCAACGCCAAAGAGCATACACCATTTGTACTTGAAACAATTAAAATGTTAACAGAAGAGCAGCTAAATGTGCCGTTAATCGGTTTCGGTGGCGCACCGTTTACATTAGCAAGCTATATGATTGAAGGCGGCCCAAGCCGTAACTATGCAAAAACAAAATCATTTATGGTAAGTCAGCCACAAGCGTGGTTTAAGCTAATGGATAAACTAGCAGATATGATTATTGCCGATATTACTGCACAAGTTGAAGCAGGCGCAAAAGCAATTCAAATTTTCGACTCATGGGTTGGCGCTTTAAATGTAGAAGATTACCGTATTTTTATTAAACCAGTTATGACACGCATTTTCGGTGAATTACGTGCATTAAATGTACCGTTAATTCAATTTGGTGTAGGTGCATCTCACTTAGTAAAAGAGTGGCACGACCTACCAATCGATGTTGTCGGCTTAGATTGGCGTTTACCAATTCGCGAAGCAGAAGCGCGTGGGGTAACAAAAGCAGTTCAAGGAAACTTAGATCCAACATTATTATTAGCAGACTGGAACATAATCGAAGCACGTGCAAAAGATATTGTAGACCAAGGCTTAGCACACAATGGCGGTCATATCTTTAACTTAGGGCACGGTGTCTTCCCAGAGGTAGATCCTGCTGTGTTAAAACGTTTAACAACATTTGTTCATGACTATAGCCGTGAGCAAATCGCAAAGCGCTAA
- a CDS encoding Target of RNAIII-activating protein — MNFYVTSGTPDYMEKLIEKNTQHPLILLHGNGNSVVLHESDKKSIFAVPRKFEVIGQKGQFEQKGYFTIYNMPIMSDERPVFEKKALDTVSMLNTNDAVIAYRMLRPVKEETYLLIIQWGGPASYEVFKNSAPYEESFAQIFEGKTAALQTMFNSSSYITTYSAPPKE, encoded by the coding sequence ATGAATTTTTATGTAACATCTGGTACACCAGATTATATGGAGAAGTTAATTGAAAAAAACACGCAGCACCCTTTAATTTTACTGCACGGTAACGGCAATTCGGTCGTTTTACATGAGAGCGATAAAAAGTCTATTTTCGCTGTTCCAAGAAAATTTGAAGTGATTGGTCAAAAAGGACAGTTTGAGCAAAAAGGCTATTTCACGATTTACAATATGCCTATTATGTCAGACGAGCGCCCCGTTTTCGAGAAAAAAGCACTTGATACCGTTTCCATGCTCAATACTAACGACGCAGTCATCGCTTATCGCATGCTACGCCCCGTAAAAGAGGAGACGTATCTACTTATTATTCAGTGGGGTGGCCCTGCTTCATATGAAGTATTTAAAAATAGCGCACCTTATGAAGAGAGCTTTGCCCAAATATTCGAAGGAAAAACAGCAGCACTGCAAACAATGTTTAATTCATCTTCTTATATTACGACATATAGCGCGCCACCAAAAGAATAA
- a CDS encoding DUF3267 domain-containing protein: protein MHCWKTINIEREYGTTRLYLLAIILFVLVFCFSYITFSFNFTGRHIDHYLWLVFLVLPLIYPVHKFLHYLALFQYKNSLVFRFKIQYHFVPIIRMRLQTGIPKWAYVFALVTPFLVLNTVFIVGGFLVPGYAHYFSALLAYHCSICLMDFLYVKNLKSAPNNAIIEETPRGYEILVPLDF from the coding sequence GTGCACTGCTGGAAAACCATTAATATCGAACGCGAATATGGAACAACACGGCTTTATTTACTTGCAATCATCCTGTTCGTTCTCGTGTTTTGCTTTTCATATATTACGTTTAGCTTTAATTTTACTGGACGGCATATTGATCATTATTTATGGTTAGTCTTTTTAGTACTACCCTTGATTTATCCTGTTCATAAATTCTTGCATTATCTTGCGTTATTTCAATACAAGAATTCACTAGTCTTTCGCTTTAAGATTCAGTATCATTTTGTACCAATTATTCGTATGCGCCTGCAAACGGGCATTCCAAAATGGGCTTACGTATTCGCGTTAGTAACGCCGTTTTTGGTATTAAACACCGTTTTTATCGTTGGTGGATTTCTTGTACCAGGCTATGCGCATTATTTCAGTGCATTGCTTGCTTATCATTGCAGTATTTGTTTAATGGATTTTTTATATGTCAAAAATTTAAAGTCCGCACCAAACAATGCTATAATTGAAGAGACACCAAGAGGATATGAAATTTTAGTACCACTTGATTTTTAA
- a CDS encoding ABC transporter ATP-binding protein, producing the protein MTILQLQNVTGGYTKKPVIQDLSFEINKGELVGLIGLNGAGKSTTIKHIIGTLLPRAGEIRLNGVTLKEDLDKYRSSFSYIPETPVLYEELTLKEHLELTAMAYGLDEKTLKERSEGLLKEFRMEKRLNWFPSHFSKGMRQKVMIMCAFLVNPSLYIIDEPFVGLDPLGIQSLLDQMDAKKRDGASILMSTHILSTAEKHCDRIILLHEGRVRAQGTMDDLRKAFHMPTATLDDLYIAMTKEQDNEQHA; encoded by the coding sequence GTGACGATTTTACAATTACAAAATGTAACAGGCGGCTATACGAAAAAACCTGTTATTCAAGATTTATCATTTGAAATTAACAAAGGCGAGCTTGTTGGCCTAATTGGCTTAAACGGAGCGGGGAAAAGTACGACGATTAAGCATATTATCGGAACGCTACTACCACGTGCAGGGGAAATTCGTTTAAACGGTGTGACGTTAAAAGAGGATCTGGACAAGTATCGTTCAAGCTTTTCGTACATTCCAGAAACACCTGTATTATATGAAGAATTAACATTAAAAGAGCATTTAGAATTAACGGCAATGGCCTATGGATTAGATGAAAAGACATTGAAGGAGCGTTCGGAAGGTTTATTAAAAGAATTCCGCATGGAAAAGCGCTTAAATTGGTTTCCGTCACATTTCTCAAAAGGGATGCGTCAAAAGGTCATGATTATGTGTGCCTTTTTAGTTAATCCGAGTCTCTATATTATTGATGAGCCATTCGTTGGCTTAGATCCGCTTGGAATTCAGTCGCTGTTAGATCAAATGGATGCGAAGAAACGTGATGGGGCTTCGATTTTAATGTCGACGCATATTTTATCGACTGCTGAAAAGCATTGTGACCGCATTATTTTATTACATGAAGGCCGTGTGCGTGCGCAAGGAACGATGGATGATTTACGTAAGGCGTTTCATATGCCAACTGCCACACTTGATGATTTGTATATTGCTATGACAAAGGAGCAAGACAATGAACAACATGCATAG
- a CDS encoding HIT family protein: protein MSDCLFCKIIAGDIPSLKVYEDEHVYAFMDIMPLTKGHTLLIPKTHCKDLFEMSEDVARNLYAAAPKVANAIKAAFNPVGMNTINNNGAAAGQTVFHYHLHLVPRYDETDGLKVEWNGRQAEFPTDVLTDISAQIKKNL, encoded by the coding sequence ATGAGTGATTGCTTATTTTGCAAAATTATCGCCGGAGACATCCCAAGCTTAAAAGTATATGAGGACGAGCATGTGTATGCATTTATGGACATTATGCCTTTAACAAAAGGCCATACATTATTAATTCCGAAAACACATTGCAAGGACCTTTTTGAAATGTCAGAAGACGTTGCACGCAACTTATATGCAGCGGCGCCAAAAGTGGCCAATGCAATCAAAGCAGCATTCAATCCAGTTGGCATGAACACAATTAACAACAACGGTGCAGCAGCTGGTCAAACAGTATTCCACTACCACTTACATTTAGTACCACGCTATGATGAAACAGATGGTCTAAAAGTAGAATGGAATGGCCGCCAAGCAGAGTTCCCAACAGATGTGCTAACAGACATTTCAGCACAAATTAAAAAAAATCTATAA
- a CDS encoding flagellin, whose translation MRIGTWSATGLGIYNNYNKQYNAMNKALYRISTGYRINSAADDAAGLAISEKMRAQIRGLNMAGKNIQDGISLIQTAEGALNETHAIVQRMRELSVQASNDTLTDDDRKLIDIEFQELKKEITRISTDTEFNTRTLLNGDYKDNGLKLQVGANSGQQIEVLIGEVSSSSLGLDNLSISTREDAEKSLGQLDKSVQQTSMERARLGAYQNRLEHAYNVTMNTAENLTSAESRIRDADIAKEMMNFTKASILMQAAQYAMRLHMQQAHSILDLLSTGLTPKKRWG comes from the coding sequence ATGCGAATTGGGACTTGGAGTGCTACAGGCTTAGGAATTTATAACAACTACAACAAACAATACAACGCGATGAACAAGGCTTTGTACCGTATTTCTACAGGCTACCGTATTAATAGTGCCGCAGATGATGCAGCAGGTCTTGCCATTTCGGAAAAAATGCGTGCTCAAATCCGTGGCTTAAATATGGCCGGCAAAAATATTCAAGATGGTATATCACTCATTCAAACAGCAGAGGGTGCACTAAATGAAACGCACGCAATCGTTCAACGTATGCGTGAGCTATCGGTGCAAGCGAGTAATGACACATTAACTGACGATGATCGAAAGCTCATTGATATTGAATTCCAAGAGCTCAAAAAAGAAATTACGCGTATCTCAACGGATACCGAATTCAATACCCGTACCTTATTAAACGGTGACTATAAAGATAACGGCTTAAAACTTCAAGTTGGCGCCAACAGTGGGCAACAGATTGAAGTGTTAATCGGTGAAGTAAGTAGTTCCTCATTAGGTTTAGATAATTTATCAATTTCCACTAGAGAAGATGCAGAAAAGTCACTTGGACAGCTTGACAAGTCCGTACAGCAAACATCGATGGAGCGCGCTCGTTTAGGCGCTTATCAAAATAGGTTAGAGCATGCTTATAATGTAACGATGAATACAGCAGAAAATTTAACGTCTGCGGAATCACGCATTCGGGATGCAGATATTGCAAAAGAAATGATGAATTTCACAAAGGCAAGCATCTTAATGCAAGCCGCGCAATATGCCATGCGCCTGCATATGCAGCAGGCACATTCGATTTTAGATTTACTGAGCACCGGTTTAACACCGAAAAAAAGATGGGGTTAG
- a CDS encoding chromate transporter, producing the protein MIYVHLFIAFFLPNILAYGGGPAAIPLIEHEVVDKNDWMTKTEFSELLALANSLPGPIATKMAGYIGFEVAGVLGSVVALAATIIPSLALMLLLLNLLYKHRNSPRVKRLSSFVLPAIAVLLLSLTVDFLQTSYELNHLLPTILLVIASYLALEKFKIHPAFVILAGLLIGGLFL; encoded by the coding sequence ATGATTTATGTCCATTTATTTATTGCGTTTTTCTTACCAAATATTTTGGCTTACGGTGGTGGTCCTGCTGCGATTCCATTAATTGAACATGAAGTTGTCGATAAAAATGACTGGATGACCAAAACAGAGTTTAGTGAATTACTTGCTCTCGCAAACTCATTACCTGGACCAATCGCAACAAAAATGGCGGGCTATATTGGCTTTGAAGTCGCTGGGGTTTTAGGCAGTGTTGTGGCATTAGCGGCGACAATCATCCCGTCATTAGCGTTAATGTTATTGTTATTAAATTTACTGTATAAACACCGCAACTCACCGCGCGTAAAGCGATTATCAAGCTTTGTGTTACCTGCAATTGCAGTCTTATTACTGTCGTTAACCGTTGATTTTTTACAAACATCTTATGAATTAAACCATCTCCTACCAACGATTCTTTTAGTCATCGCCAGTTATTTGGCGTTAGAAAAATTCAAAATCCACCCTGCTTTTGTTATTTTGGCTGGACTTTTAATCGGCGGTTTATTTTTATAA
- a CDS encoding YtxH domain-containing protein yields MKAKSFLLGLTTGIVGGAVAVLFSAPQSGSQLRQNIAGNTTQAKSKMQDVQTELNNVKQSIMTLMSEAQNNMPSIINELKDNFTTFKTEIEPETEKLKQEIEGLQNSIKEIEKNIPQGKKQEQ; encoded by the coding sequence ATGAAAGCAAAATCATTTCTTTTAGGGTTAACAACAGGAATCGTCGGCGGAGCTGTTGCTGTTTTATTTTCTGCCCCACAATCAGGTTCACAGCTACGTCAAAATATCGCAGGTAATACCACGCAAGCCAAATCAAAAATGCAAGATGTACAAACCGAATTGAACAACGTCAAACAATCCATTATGACGTTAATGTCTGAAGCGCAGAATAATATGCCGAGTATAATAAATGAATTGAAGGATAACTTCACTACTTTTAAAACAGAAATCGAACCAGAAACCGAAAAACTTAAACAAGAAATTGAGGGTTTACAGAATTCTATTAAAGAAATCGAGAAAAATATTCCTCAAGGTAAAAAACAAGAGCAATGA